From a single Ruegeria sp. HKCCD4315 genomic region:
- a CDS encoding ABC transporter transmembrane domain-containing protein, with protein MEPTLFSFIWKYSKKQQLVLLLLTVLSFPFLYASLELPKQIINDAIGAPGDTVTIWGITVSQVHYLLILCVAFLGTVIASGLMKMRINTMKGVLAERMLRRLRFTLIERSMRFPKSYFATTSQGELVSMITSEAEPMGGLMGDAIAQPVFQFGQMMTIVTFLFMQSVWFGLASIALIPLQAWLIPKLQRQINLLNKDRIQEVRRLSSEIGESAAGISDLRTNGGWRYRLAQFSDRLGKLFEIRFKIYNKKFFMKFLNNLITQMTPFLFYSVGGYLAITGEVTVGALVAALGAYKDLSGPWKDLLTYYNQVQDMSLRWEVVTERFAPDNMIPEELFSGEPEAIPRLDGAIELRNVTVRDSDGKTILEDLDLTIPHGARVAIQSSHAAERSALGQLLTREILPVQGDVIVSGHNLNDLHQAVIAARIGYAYSRPYLFDGTLGDNLMMPLRTHPQHGAETQRTPSRKQIEAVRSGNPPDSLDDEWIDPGLAGLDGIEDIRDWWFQLVEAMGIDEFMFRRTLRTQFNPEIHPVLAREVVNLRETIAERLKAKGLDRYVYRFDPERFNPAVPLGGNLLFAAPSRDISPDFLVEDARFVKMLSVHDLADEALSISNAVLDTLGKTFGRDGADHPLFLRLGMSKDMFHRLLDIEDQRKAKGETELSQEDHALLLTVPFLLTAEQIGPDFPEEYKDKILTIRKSHAERLRGAMDGLFTPVTPDLYVPRLTVMENAIYGRVSLLAGAHAEEIEDVVAEAMNEAGLRRRAAAIIYDLPSGLGGNNLPTVFQERAAFSRAGIKRPDVLILDKALASHDSESRLRTRLKLRELLPDSIMIFMEDHFAHPEAYDLFVEIKEGRIDGVSRTKPEDTGGTTDDLSRKLEILSATELFSGLDGRNQRLLAFSAQWYEVKAGQVIFSRGQAPDAAYLCITGQARLDWFNEDGTRRPISIIEPGRLIGDLSIITGEDRQLDLVATEDCLFLRIGAEELRAVVESDATVATQLLRTVAGYLTTLSNRISAAQNPEELLPTVTQEEEPESSNNHA; from the coding sequence ATGGAGCCCACTTTATTTTCTTTTATTTGGAAGTACTCGAAGAAACAGCAATTGGTCTTGTTGTTGCTGACAGTGCTGTCATTTCCGTTCCTCTATGCTTCGTTGGAACTGCCCAAGCAAATCATCAATGATGCCATCGGTGCTCCGGGTGATACGGTTACCATTTGGGGTATAACGGTATCGCAGGTCCACTATCTGCTGATACTGTGCGTAGCGTTTCTGGGCACGGTGATCGCCAGCGGCTTGATGAAGATGCGCATCAATACGATGAAGGGCGTCCTGGCCGAGCGTATGCTGCGTCGATTGCGTTTTACGCTGATTGAGCGGTCGATGCGCTTTCCAAAATCCTATTTCGCCACGACCAGTCAGGGTGAATTGGTTTCGATGATCACATCCGAGGCTGAGCCGATGGGTGGACTGATGGGCGATGCGATTGCTCAGCCCGTGTTCCAGTTCGGCCAGATGATGACCATTGTCACGTTCCTGTTCATGCAAAGCGTGTGGTTCGGGTTGGCCAGTATCGCATTGATCCCGTTACAGGCTTGGCTGATCCCCAAATTGCAACGACAAATCAACCTGCTGAATAAAGACCGTATTCAGGAAGTCCGGCGTCTGAGTTCGGAAATCGGTGAAAGCGCTGCGGGGATCAGTGACCTGCGCACCAATGGCGGCTGGCGTTATCGTCTGGCCCAGTTCAGCGACCGTTTGGGGAAATTGTTCGAGATCCGCTTTAAGATCTACAACAAGAAATTCTTCATGAAGTTCCTCAACAATCTGATCACTCAGATGACGCCGTTCCTGTTCTATTCTGTGGGCGGATATCTGGCGATCACGGGTGAGGTGACGGTGGGTGCTCTGGTAGCAGCACTTGGGGCCTATAAGGACCTCAGTGGCCCATGGAAGGATTTGCTGACCTATTACAATCAGGTTCAGGACATGTCTCTGCGGTGGGAGGTCGTGACTGAACGGTTCGCCCCCGACAACATGATACCCGAAGAGCTGTTTTCCGGAGAACCCGAAGCGATTCCGCGCTTGGATGGGGCAATTGAGCTGCGCAACGTGACGGTGCGCGATAGCGACGGCAAAACTATTCTGGAAGATCTGGATCTGACTATCCCGCACGGGGCGCGCGTTGCGATCCAGTCTTCTCACGCCGCGGAAAGAAGTGCCTTGGGTCAGCTTTTGACCCGCGAGATTTTACCTGTACAGGGGGACGTGATCGTTTCCGGGCACAACTTGAATGACTTGCACCAAGCTGTGATTGCGGCCCGGATTGGCTATGCCTATTCGCGGCCCTATCTGTTTGATGGAACGCTGGGCGATAACCTGATGATGCCGTTGCGGACACATCCCCAGCATGGCGCTGAAACTCAGAGAACGCCGTCCCGCAAGCAAATTGAAGCAGTCCGGTCTGGCAATCCCCCAGATTCGCTGGACGATGAATGGATCGATCCCGGTCTCGCAGGTCTGGACGGTATCGAGGATATTCGCGATTGGTGGTTCCAGCTTGTCGAAGCCATGGGCATCGACGAGTTCATGTTCCGTCGTACACTGCGAACGCAGTTTAATCCTGAAATTCACCCCGTTTTGGCGCGGGAAGTGGTCAACCTTCGGGAAACGATTGCCGAGCGTTTGAAAGCCAAAGGTCTTGACCGGTATGTCTATCGTTTCGATCCGGAACGATTTAATCCGGCGGTTCCATTGGGTGGTAACCTGCTTTTTGCCGCGCCGTCCCGCGATATTTCTCCTGACTTTCTGGTCGAGGACGCCCGTTTTGTAAAAATGCTCAGCGTACATGATTTGGCGGACGAGGCTCTGAGCATTTCCAACGCGGTTCTGGACACACTCGGTAAAACATTCGGACGGGACGGCGCGGATCACCCCCTGTTCCTGCGGCTTGGCATGTCGAAAGACATGTTTCACCGGTTGCTCGACATAGAAGATCAGCGCAAAGCCAAAGGTGAAACGGAACTCAGCCAAGAAGACCACGCCTTGCTGCTGACTGTGCCTTTCCTGCTGACAGCCGAGCAGATCGGCCCGGATTTCCCCGAAGAATACAAGGACAAGATCCTGACGATCCGCAAAAGCCACGCCGAGCGGTTGCGGGGCGCAATGGATGGGCTGTTTACGCCTGTCACTCCTGATCTATATGTCCCGCGGCTGACAGTAATGGAAAATGCGATCTATGGGCGCGTGTCCTTGTTGGCGGGCGCACATGCGGAAGAAATCGAAGATGTGGTGGCCGAGGCTATGAACGAAGCGGGCCTGCGCCGCAGAGCTGCCGCCATTATCTATGATCTGCCCTCTGGTCTGGGCGGTAACAACCTGCCGACCGTCTTTCAGGAACGCGCTGCATTTTCACGCGCCGGAATCAAGCGCCCCGATGTTTTGATTCTGGACAAGGCGCTGGCCAGCCACGATTCAGAAAGCCGGTTGCGGACCCGCCTGAAACTGCGAGAGCTTTTGCCGGACTCAATCATGATCTTCATGGAAGATCATTTTGCCCATCCCGAAGCCTATGATCTATTTGTAGAAATCAAGGAGGGAAGGATCGACGGAGTATCCCGAACCAAACCTGAAGATACTGGTGGAACAACTGATGATCTGAGCCGGAAGCTTGAAATTCTATCAGCCACAGAATTGTTTTCAGGTCTGGACGGGCGCAATCAACGGCTGCTGGCTTTCTCGGCCCAATGGTATGAAGTCAAGGCCGGGCAGGTCATCTTCTCGCGTGGTCAGGCCCCGGACGCCGCTTATCTATGCATTACGGGTCAGGCTCGTTTGGATTGGTTCAACGAAGACGGAACACGACGCCCGATCTCGATCATTGAACCTGGTCGCCTTATTGGTGACTTGTCAATCATCACGGGTGAAGATCGTCAATTGGATCTTGTCGCGACAGAGGATTGTCTTTTCCTGCGTATCGGGGCCGAAGAGCTGCGTGCTGTGGTGGAAAGCGACGCAACCGTTGCCACGCAGTTGCTTCGGACAGTTGCGGGTTACCTGACAACGCTGTCCAACAGGATTTCCGCTGCCCAAAACCCAGAGGAATTGCTGCCTACAGTCACTCAGGAAGAAGAGCCAGAGAGTTCGAATAACCATGCCTAA
- a CDS encoding DUF6478 family protein codes for MGRILNRYLYRKTLERWRRAAQRVQDAGQADLRQQRDQARALRSHLDQLIQTADSRLIRPKIGSMQFAKPVGTDWSCRPDLWRGPLAQPGVASAPRKTALDAHVSLFHDCPLSEITVRQIRNRDTGDLAPFSLAVEVFSFEGSFLSVSVDLPGDATQNLTREHLIRMETVVDCERSTGLFARLNIQHGPNSEQVLRQLSASDARNTVDFDLAHLPLNERRIEKIWVDLIFETPSMNRMVVRDLAFCRFHRADL; via the coding sequence ATGGGCAGGATTCTGAATCGCTATCTTTATCGCAAGACACTGGAACGTTGGCGACGGGCTGCACAGCGTGTGCAAGACGCAGGACAAGCGGACCTGCGGCAACAGCGTGATCAGGCGCGCGCATTGCGAAGCCATCTTGATCAGTTGATCCAAACAGCAGATTCTCGTCTTATTCGCCCAAAGATCGGGTCCATGCAGTTTGCCAAGCCTGTCGGCACGGACTGGAGTTGCAGACCGGACCTGTGGCGCGGACCGTTGGCGCAACCCGGCGTTGCTTCGGCCCCGCGCAAAACGGCACTTGATGCGCACGTCAGCCTGTTTCATGACTGCCCCCTGTCCGAGATTACAGTGCGCCAAATCCGAAATCGGGATACAGGCGATCTGGCCCCGTTCAGTCTGGCCGTTGAAGTCTTTAGTTTTGAAGGCTCATTTCTTTCGGTGTCCGTGGATCTGCCGGGCGATGCAACACAGAATCTGACGCGTGAGCATTTGATACGGATGGAGACCGTAGTTGACTGCGAACGATCCACCGGGCTGTTCGCGCGCCTCAATATTCAACACGGTCCCAATTCTGAACAGGTACTGCGCCAGTTGAGCGCGTCTGACGCCCGAAACACCGTAGATTTCGATCTGGCCCATCTGCCCCTGAATGAACGCCGGATCGAAAAGATCTGGGTAGATTTGATCTTTGAGACCCCAAGCATGAACCGGATGGTGGTGCGGGACCTGGCGTTCTGCCGCTTCCATCGTGCCGATTTGTGA
- a CDS encoding MFS transporter yields the protein MDRSSIVKVIALMVTGFGIGIDFTGALMLVPAIENSFDADITSTQWVLNIYALFFAMTMVAGGRLGDMYGHRKMMIIGLCIFLFSSVMCFFSPNLDFLILARALQGIGAGCVWPCTLAFGATKVSKPEHRALVMGLILAGVTTGNVFGPMISGLAVNLGEWRYFFLANVVFSCISMATALILMERETQHKQDEHLDLAGMGLLAFAVLFLLYGLDVGADWGWTSVPLLMLFFISAVLFLLFPKVEKRVTEPLLLPQMMQNRQFKITLGLNMFNVSAAFVGLLYFPQYMQKVLGWSAFESALGLAPLTVLLAVGSIVSGTLYNDFGPKRLLFWGYMIATIGAATVVILPSDLGYFRILPGMAMIGLGATLTVGPSGTAAVCAVKPERAGLVGGLSFMTHLVYGAISVACATAVMYVVSLSKLRDGLHAAGIKLSETDLRAINGSTLDTASAHAVISRLSAGDLAKVQSALSDAFNSGMSMAFVFSTISVSVGIVLALLLDEKKLHKIES from the coding sequence ATGGATCGCAGTAGTATTGTTAAAGTCATCGCGTTGATGGTGACAGGGTTTGGCATCGGCATCGATTTTACCGGTGCTCTGATGCTGGTCCCCGCGATTGAAAACAGCTTTGATGCCGATATCACCAGCACCCAATGGGTTTTGAATATCTACGCCCTGTTTTTTGCGATGACCATGGTAGCCGGAGGACGACTGGGCGATATGTACGGTCATCGAAAGATGATGATCATCGGCCTGTGCATTTTCCTGTTTTCGTCGGTGATGTGCTTTTTTTCGCCCAACCTTGATTTTTTGATCCTGGCGCGTGCGTTGCAAGGCATCGGCGCCGGCTGTGTTTGGCCCTGCACACTTGCGTTTGGGGCGACTAAAGTGTCCAAACCTGAACATCGGGCTCTTGTAATGGGGCTCATTCTGGCAGGTGTGACCACCGGCAATGTATTTGGCCCAATGATTAGCGGATTGGCTGTAAACTTGGGCGAATGGCGGTATTTCTTCCTGGCCAACGTCGTCTTCTCCTGCATTTCGATGGCCACCGCCCTAATCCTGATGGAGCGCGAAACGCAGCACAAACAGGACGAGCATCTCGACTTGGCTGGCATGGGCCTGTTGGCGTTTGCCGTTCTGTTCCTGCTGTATGGGTTGGATGTTGGCGCGGATTGGGGATGGACGTCGGTACCGTTGTTGATGCTTTTCTTCATCAGCGCCGTGCTTTTCCTCTTGTTCCCCAAGGTAGAAAAACGCGTTACCGAGCCTTTGCTGCTGCCGCAAATGATGCAGAACCGTCAATTCAAGATCACGCTTGGCCTGAATATGTTCAACGTTTCAGCCGCCTTTGTTGGGTTGCTCTATTTTCCTCAGTACATGCAAAAAGTGCTGGGCTGGTCGGCATTTGAATCCGCATTGGGGCTTGCTCCGCTGACCGTTTTGCTGGCGGTGGGGTCGATTGTTTCAGGCACGCTGTACAATGATTTCGGACCCAAACGGCTGCTGTTCTGGGGTTATATGATTGCCACAATCGGTGCCGCGACCGTTGTCATTCTGCCAAGCGATCTGGGTTACTTCCGCATTCTTCCGGGCATGGCGATGATCGGTTTGGGAGCGACCCTGACCGTCGGACCATCGGGTACAGCTGCCGTTTGCGCCGTCAAGCCTGAGCGGGCCGGACTGGTCGGCGGGCTAAGCTTTATGACCCATCTGGTTTACGGAGCCATTTCCGTCGCCTGTGCCACTGCTGTTATGTACGTCGTCAGCTTGTCCAAACTGCGTGATGGCCTGCATGCCGCCGGTATCAAACTATCTGAGACCGATTTAAGGGCAATCAACGGCAGTACACTGGATACGGCTTCTGCACATGCGGTGATCAGCCGTTTGAGCGCCGGCGATTTGGCAAAGGTTCAATCCGCCTTGTCCGATGCTTTTAACAGTGGCATGAGCATGGCGTTTGTTTTTTCGACAATATCCGTATCGGTGGGTATCGTGCTGGCGTTGTTGTTGGACGAAAAGAAACTGCACAAGATCGAGAGCTAG
- a CDS encoding S41 family peptidase, whose protein sequence is MKRFVMAGLAGTLAGILATTQIAGPLLAQEAENKASVYEQLDLFGDIFERIRAQYVEEVEPEELIEAAIDGMLTSLDPHSSYLSPDDAEQMRVQTRGEFGGLGIEVTQEDGFVKVVSPIDDTPADAAGIEAGDFITHVDGESILGLTLDKAVDLMRGPVGSEIVITVVREGEPDPFDVTIIRDTIKLTAVRARTEGTSVVLRVTTFNDQTFPNLKEGLQEQIEEAGGIDKVNGFVLDLRNNPGGLLTQAIKVSDAFLNEGEIVSTRGRDPEEGERFNAAPGDLAEGKPIVVLINGGSASASEIVAGALQDHRRAIVVGTKSFGKGSVQTVMPLRGDGAMRLTTSRYYTPSGRSIQALGVSPDIIVEQPRPQPETEEEEDSRFTRSEAELRGSLDNDSLSEDEIRQIEEDRAKAEATAELREEDYQLAYAIDILKGLSAFNPNGPSQ, encoded by the coding sequence ATGAAGAGATTTGTGATGGCCGGTCTGGCCGGAACTTTGGCAGGTATTCTTGCAACGACACAGATTGCAGGACCCCTGCTGGCGCAGGAGGCCGAAAACAAGGCCAGCGTCTATGAACAACTGGATCTGTTTGGCGACATTTTTGAACGCATCCGCGCGCAATATGTTGAAGAGGTCGAACCCGAAGAACTGATCGAGGCCGCCATTGACGGCATGTTGACCTCGCTTGATCCGCATTCCAGCTATCTGTCGCCCGACGATGCCGAACAGATGCGTGTTCAGACGCGGGGTGAGTTTGGTGGGCTTGGCATCGAAGTCACGCAGGAAGACGGTTTTGTCAAAGTCGTATCGCCGATTGACGACACTCCTGCCGACGCAGCCGGAATTGAAGCCGGGGACTTCATCACTCATGTCGATGGCGAAAGCATTCTGGGCCTTACGCTGGATAAGGCTGTTGACCTGATGCGTGGCCCGGTGGGGTCCGAGATTGTGATCACCGTCGTTCGTGAAGGTGAGCCGGATCCTTTCGACGTTACAATCATCCGGGATACGATCAAACTGACGGCTGTTCGTGCGCGCACTGAAGGCACCAGTGTGGTTCTGCGTGTGACTACGTTCAACGACCAGACCTTCCCGAACCTTAAAGAAGGTTTGCAGGAACAGATCGAAGAAGCCGGTGGCATTGACAAGGTCAATGGATTTGTCCTCGACCTGCGCAATAACCCGGGCGGTTTGCTGACGCAGGCGATCAAAGTGTCGGATGCGTTCCTGAACGAAGGCGAAATCGTTTCGACTCGTGGCCGCGACCCGGAAGAGGGCGAGCGCTTTAATGCCGCGCCGGGCGATCTGGCCGAAGGCAAACCAATCGTTGTTCTGATCAACGGCGGTTCGGCCTCGGCGTCCGAAATTGTGGCAGGCGCCTTGCAGGACCACCGACGCGCAATCGTGGTGGGCACAAAAAGCTTTGGTAAGGGGTCTGTGCAGACAGTCATGCCGCTGCGCGGTGACGGGGCCATGCGCCTGACAACGTCGCGTTATTACACTCCATCGGGTCGTTCTATTCAGGCCCTGGGTGTCAGCCCGGATATCATCGTGGAACAACCGCGTCCGCAGCCCGAGACTGAAGAGGAAGAGGACAGCCGCTTTACCCGGTCCGAGGCCGAGCTGCGTGGTAGCCTGGACAATGACAGCCTGAGCGAGGATGAAATTCGCCAAATTGAAGAAGACCGTGCCAAGGCTGAAGCGACGGCTGAACTGCGGGAAGAGGATTACCAACTGGCTTATGCCATTGACATCCTCAAGGGCCTGTCCGCGTTCAATCCGAATGGACCTTCTCAATAA
- a CDS encoding murein hydrolase activator EnvC, translating into MKLATLAAFLISAVPALAQSDSSLAALKAAEMLEDASISLSEADGARDRVRALTQTIQAYEAGLSAMREGLRQAATREAQLSAELRAREKDVRQLIGVLQTIETTAPPVLMLHPSGPLGAARAGIMLSEVTPGLNAKAQALADDLNEVQTLRLLQQSASETLTEGLSGVQDARTRLSEAIADRTDLPRRFVEDPVRTAILISSTETLDGFASGLSEISEGEIVETDADISGQKGQISLPVQGVLLHKAGETDAAGVTRAGLVLGTRPRALVTSPTAATIRYRGPLLDLGNLVILEPQPGLLFVFSGLQEVYGNPGQVIPEGTPVGLMPGETPEIGAILSTSGDGTGTDRSETLYIEVREDNSSVDPETWFRTDKDG; encoded by the coding sequence ATGAAACTGGCGACCCTTGCGGCTTTCCTGATTTCAGCCGTTCCGGCGCTGGCCCAGTCAGATTCATCGCTGGCGGCATTGAAAGCCGCAGAGATGTTGGAGGACGCCTCAATCTCGCTAAGCGAGGCTGACGGTGCCCGAGACCGCGTACGTGCGCTTACCCAAACGATCCAGGCCTACGAGGCGGGATTGAGCGCGATGCGGGAAGGGCTGCGCCAGGCCGCAACCCGCGAGGCGCAGCTGAGCGCCGAGTTGCGGGCGCGCGAAAAGGACGTCCGGCAGTTGATCGGCGTTTTGCAAACCATTGAAACAACGGCGCCTCCGGTTTTGATGTTGCATCCATCGGGCCCATTGGGCGCGGCGCGGGCCGGTATAATGCTGTCCGAGGTCACTCCGGGCTTGAACGCCAAAGCGCAGGCTCTGGCAGATGATTTGAACGAAGTGCAGACACTGCGTCTGTTACAACAAAGCGCTTCGGAAACACTAACCGAAGGTCTCAGCGGGGTGCAGGATGCGCGCACGCGTCTGAGCGAGGCCATCGCCGATCGCACAGATCTGCCCAGACGATTTGTCGAAGATCCGGTACGCACGGCCATTTTGATTTCTTCAACGGAAACGTTGGATGGGTTTGCTAGCGGTCTGTCCGAAATCTCGGAAGGTGAGATTGTTGAAACCGATGCGGATATTTCGGGTCAGAAAGGGCAGATTTCTTTGCCGGTCCAGGGCGTCTTGTTGCACAAGGCTGGAGAAACGGATGCTGCGGGGGTGACACGCGCCGGTTTGGTGCTGGGAACCCGCCCGCGCGCCTTGGTCACATCACCCACTGCAGCGACGATCCGATACCGAGGCCCCCTGTTGGATTTGGGGAATCTGGTCATTCTTGAACCGCAGCCCGGGCTGCTTTTTGTGTTTTCCGGCTTGCAAGAGGTCTATGGCAACCCCGGGCAAGTGATCCCCGAAGGCACTCCGGTGGGGTTGATGCCCGGTGAAACGCCCGAAATTGGCGCAATATTGTCAACAAGCGGTGATGGCACTGGAACTGATCGCTCAGAAACGCTCTATATAGAGGTAAGAGAAGACAATAGCTCCGTGGACCCGGAAACATGGTTCCGGACCGACAAGGATGGATAA
- the gpmI gene encoding 2,3-bisphosphoglycerate-independent phosphoglycerate mutase yields MAAPKPVVLCILDGWGLSEDTKANAPFLANTPTFDTIMANGPHATLITHGPDVGLPSGQMGNSEVGHTNIGAGRVVAMDLGQIDLAIEDGSFFENEALQQFISKVKAAGGTAHLMGLVSDGGVHGHLNHIVAAATAITDAGVPVALHAVTDGRDVAPKSALTYIAELEERLPENARIVTVCGRYFAMDRDNRWERVSEAYVAMIKGQGRAAQSAHGAVDHAYNQSESDEFITPTVLDGYTGVQDGDGFFCLNFRADRAREILRAIGEPGFSDFDTGPRPSLSALLGMVEYSDGHNAYMTTVFPKRAIMNTLGEWVAKQGLRQFRLAETEKYPHVTFFLNGGKETPEQGEDRFMPKSPKVATYDLQPEMSAAEVTAKFVEAIEDGYDLIVTNYANPDMVGHTGDLKAAIKACEAVDQGLAQVVAALEKARGAMIVTADHGNCEMMVDPETGGPHTAHTLNPVPVALVGGPEGAQLRQGRLSDLAPTLLELMGLPKPPEMTGESLLS; encoded by the coding sequence ATGGCCGCGCCCAAACCTGTTGTCTTGTGCATTCTCGATGGGTGGGGTCTGTCCGAAGACACCAAAGCCAATGCGCCGTTTCTGGCAAATACGCCGACTTTTGATACGATCATGGCCAATGGCCCTCATGCAACGCTGATCACCCATGGCCCCGATGTAGGTCTGCCAAGTGGACAAATGGGCAATTCAGAAGTTGGCCACACCAATATCGGCGCAGGTCGCGTTGTCGCCATGGATTTGGGTCAGATCGATCTGGCGATCGAAGACGGCTCATTTTTCGAAAATGAAGCCCTGCAACAATTTATCTCCAAAGTGAAAGCGGCGGGCGGGACAGCGCATCTGATGGGGCTGGTCTCGGACGGTGGCGTGCATGGGCATCTGAACCATATCGTCGCCGCGGCGACTGCGATCACCGATGCTGGCGTCCCTGTTGCGCTGCATGCAGTCACCGATGGGCGGGACGTAGCGCCAAAATCGGCGCTGACCTATATCGCGGAACTGGAAGAGCGCCTGCCTGAAAACGCGCGCATTGTGACCGTCTGCGGACGCTATTTTGCCATGGACCGGGACAATCGCTGGGAACGTGTCAGCGAAGCCTATGTCGCAATGATCAAAGGGCAGGGAAGGGCGGCGCAAAGCGCCCATGGTGCGGTCGATCATGCCTATAACCAGTCCGAGTCAGACGAGTTCATCACCCCGACTGTTCTTGATGGTTACACGGGCGTTCAAGACGGCGACGGGTTTTTCTGCCTCAATTTTCGTGCTGATCGGGCACGGGAAATCCTGCGCGCCATTGGAGAGCCCGGGTTTTCCGACTTTGACACAGGGCCGCGGCCCTCTCTCTCGGCACTGCTGGGCATGGTAGAATATTCGGACGGTCACAACGCCTACATGACCACGGTTTTTCCCAAACGGGCCATCATGAATACTCTGGGGGAATGGGTGGCCAAACAAGGGCTGCGCCAGTTCCGGTTGGCCGAAACCGAGAAATACCCACACGTAACTTTCTTTCTGAACGGCGGCAAAGAGACGCCTGAACAGGGTGAAGACCGTTTTATGCCGAAATCGCCAAAGGTTGCGACCTATGATCTGCAGCCCGAAATGTCGGCGGCTGAGGTGACGGCCAAATTTGTTGAGGCTATCGAAGATGGGTATGACCTGATTGTCACGAACTATGCCAATCCTGACATGGTGGGCCATACCGGTGATTTGAAGGCGGCGATCAAAGCGTGTGAGGCTGTGGATCAGGGTCTGGCGCAAGTTGTTGCTGCACTGGAAAAGGCCCGCGGTGCGATGATTGTCACCGCAGATCATGGCAATTGCGAAATGATGGTTGATCCCGAAACGGGTGGTCCACATACCGCTCATACACTGAACCCTGTGCCTGTGGCGCTGGTCGGTGGGCCAGAAGGGGCGCAGTTACGGCAGGGGCGTTTGTCGGATCTGGCTCCAACCTTGCTTGAATTGATGGGCCTGCCAAAACCACCAGAGATGACCGGAGAAAGCCTTTTGTCATGA